The following proteins are encoded in a genomic region of Oryza brachyantha chromosome 11, ObraRS2, whole genome shotgun sequence:
- the LOC102709506 gene encoding mitochondrial arginine transporter BAC1 isoform X2, with the protein MVASTYNTWVQHSVMMCVKLQAHNTTAHGKVYRNAFHCTRRTLVEEGIRGLYKGGSSSFIGIALESSLFFGTYSQAKQLLKGKSEDSRPQLQVIIPSAACSGALISCILTPTELTKCRMQVQGKDAMHAARYSSPLDCAVKTLQSEGVCGLFRGGLATLFREAVGNAVFFCTYEYSRYWMHNFLDSPWFSSGNHLVLAKDVGIGIMSGGMSGMAFWTATLPLDVAKTIIQTDPDPHLSRNPFQILSMVYRRAGMGGCYAGLGPTLARAFPANAAAIVAWEYSAKILGIRRD; encoded by the exons ATGGTTGCAAGTACATATAACACATGGGTCCAGCATTCAGTGATGATGTGT GTCAAATTGCAAGCTCACAACACCACAGCTCATGGAAAGGTATACAGGAACGCTTTCCACTGTACTAGAAGGACACTGGTTGAAGAAGGT ATTAGAGGACTTTATAAAGGTGGATCATCTTCATTTATTGGTATAGCACTTGAAAGCTCCCTTTTCTTTGGTACATATTCACAAGCCAAGCAATTACTAAAG GGAAAATCTGAGGATTCTAGGCCACAACTACAGGTAATAATACCTTCTGCTGCCTGTAGTGGAGCCTTGATCAGTTGCATTCTCACTCCAACTGAACTAACAAAG TGCAGAATGCAAGTTCAAGGGAAGGATGCAATGCATGCTGCTAGGTACTCCAGTCCTCTAGATTGTGCTGTAAAGACACTTCAAAGTGAAGGA GTTTGTGGTCTATTTCGTGGTGGTTTGGCTACATTGTTTAGAGAGGCAGTTGGCAATGCTGTCTTCTTTTGCACTTATGAATACAGCCGGTATTGGATGCACAATTTTCTAGATTCACCCTGGTTTTCAAGTGGCAATCACTTAGTTCTGGCAAAAGATGTTGGCATAGGAATCATGAGTGGTGGCATGAGTGGGATGGCG TTCTGGACAGCTACTCTACCACTTGATGTTGCAAAAACCATTATCCAGACTGATCCTGACCCTCATTTGAGTCGAAACCCCTTTCAAATTTTAAGCATG GTTTACAGAAGAGCTGGAATGGGTGGCTGTTATGCTGGCCTGGGTCCGACTCTAGCAAGAGCATTTCCTGCCAATGCAGCAGCAATTGTTGCTTGGGAATACAGTGCTAAGATTCTTGGTATAAGGCGTGACTAG
- the LOC102709506 gene encoding mitochondrial arginine transporter BAC1 isoform X1 — MAGAGDAAKEYAAGCAAGIAQVAVGHPFDTVKVKLQAHNTTAHGKVYRNAFHCTRRTLVEEGIRGLYKGGSSSFIGIALESSLFFGTYSQAKQLLKGKSEDSRPQLQVIIPSAACSGALISCILTPTELTKCRMQVQGKDAMHAARYSSPLDCAVKTLQSEGVCGLFRGGLATLFREAVGNAVFFCTYEYSRYWMHNFLDSPWFSSGNHLVLAKDVGIGIMSGGMSGMAFWTATLPLDVAKTIIQTDPDPHLSRNPFQILSMVYRRAGMGGCYAGLGPTLARAFPANAAAIVAWEYSAKILGIRRD, encoded by the exons ATGGCCGGCGCGGGTGACGCCGCGAAGGAGTACGCCGCCGGATGCGCTGCCGGGATCGCCCAGGTGGCGGTCGGCCACCCTTTCGACACCGTCAAG GTCAAATTGCAAGCTCACAACACCACAGCTCATGGAAAGGTATACAGGAACGCTTTCCACTGTACTAGAAGGACACTGGTTGAAGAAGGT ATTAGAGGACTTTATAAAGGTGGATCATCTTCATTTATTGGTATAGCACTTGAAAGCTCCCTTTTCTTTGGTACATATTCACAAGCCAAGCAATTACTAAAG GGAAAATCTGAGGATTCTAGGCCACAACTACAGGTAATAATACCTTCTGCTGCCTGTAGTGGAGCCTTGATCAGTTGCATTCTCACTCCAACTGAACTAACAAAG TGCAGAATGCAAGTTCAAGGGAAGGATGCAATGCATGCTGCTAGGTACTCCAGTCCTCTAGATTGTGCTGTAAAGACACTTCAAAGTGAAGGA GTTTGTGGTCTATTTCGTGGTGGTTTGGCTACATTGTTTAGAGAGGCAGTTGGCAATGCTGTCTTCTTTTGCACTTATGAATACAGCCGGTATTGGATGCACAATTTTCTAGATTCACCCTGGTTTTCAAGTGGCAATCACTTAGTTCTGGCAAAAGATGTTGGCATAGGAATCATGAGTGGTGGCATGAGTGGGATGGCG TTCTGGACAGCTACTCTACCACTTGATGTTGCAAAAACCATTATCCAGACTGATCCTGACCCTCATTTGAGTCGAAACCCCTTTCAAATTTTAAGCATG GTTTACAGAAGAGCTGGAATGGGTGGCTGTTATGCTGGCCTGGGTCCGACTCTAGCAAGAGCATTTCCTGCCAATGCAGCAGCAATTGTTGCTTGGGAATACAGTGCTAAGATTCTTGGTATAAGGCGTGACTAG